In Nicotiana tabacum cultivar K326 chromosome 17, ASM71507v2, whole genome shotgun sequence, one DNA window encodes the following:
- the LOC107786038 gene encoding trihelix transcription factor ENAP2-like has protein sequence MGEITAPSTQVTAPSRPLPFREDCWTEEATWTLVDAWGRRYIELNRGFLRQTDWQQVADSVNALHGHTAKTRRTDIQCKNRIDTLKKRYKVEKAKIVESNGTLTSSWPFFERLDFLIGNSGNKVTAVMVSPLPLPSRSPPMGVPLPNRRSMTTATAAPVVTPVVLPQKRQMPVLDDSYFRRNYSAVAAAAAATAGGEEDYDDEEEEEEEEDMGMSEEKDGMRRLAKAIERFGEIYERVEEMKQRQMVELEKQRMQFAKDLEVQRMQLFMDTQVQLQKIKHTKRSGSDDIYS, from the exons ATGGGTGAAATTACTGCACCCTCCACACAGGTAACGGCGCCGTCAAGGCCATTGCCGTTTCGTGAGGATTGTTGGACTGAAGAAGCTACCTGGACGCTTGTTGATGCTTGGGGACGTCGTTATATCGAACTGAATCGTGGATTTCTCCGTCAAACAGATTGGCAACAAGTGGCGGATTCTGTAAATGCTCTTCACGGACACACCGCGAAAACTCGGCGAACCGATATTCAGTGTAAGAATCGGATTGATACGCTGAAAAAAAGGTATAAAGTTGAGAAGGCAAAAATCGTTGAGTCTAACGGAACCCTAACATCATCCTGGCCCTTTTTCGAACGGCTTGATTTTTTAATCGGGAACTCCGGCAACAAAGTTACCGCGGTGATGGTGTCTCCGTTACCTTTACCGTCACGGTCTCCGCCTATGGGAGTGCCGTTGCCTAACCGGCGATCGATGACGACGGCAACGGCTGCTCCGGTGGTGACACCGGTTGTTTTGCCTCAGAAACGGCAGATGCCGGTTTTGGATGATTCGTATTTCAGGAGGAATTATTCGGCGgtagctgctgctgctgctgctacagCAGGAGGGGAAGAGGAttatgatgatgaggaggaagaggaggaggaggaagataTGGGGATGAGTGAGGAAAAGGATGGGATGAGGAGGCTGGCGAAGGCTATAGAGAGATTTGGAGAGATATATGAGAGAGTTGAAGAGATgaaacaaagacaaatggtggagttgGAGAAGCAGAGGATGCAGTTTGCTAAGGATTTGGAGGTTCAAAGGATGCAATTGTTTATGGATACACAAGTCCAGCTACAGAAGATTAAGCATACAAAGCGGTCTGGCTCTGATG ATATCTATAGCTAG
- the LOC107786034 gene encoding uncharacterized protein LOC107786034, protein MSSYKLVFEKACHLPVELKHKAHWALRLLNLDIETAGTSRVTELHELEEFRFHAFENARLYKEKMKMIHDKHILDRNFKPGDLVLLYNSRFRLFPGKLKSQCSGPFRVVQVFSSGAVEIESKDGTNKFTVNGQRLKHYLGMVEEKGDRVVITLEEPQYANEE, encoded by the coding sequence atgtcatcgtacaagttggtgtttgaAAAGGCATGCCACCTTCCGGTAGAGCTCAAACATAAAGCACACTGGGCACTGCGATTGCTGAATCTGGATATAGAGACCGCAGGCACCAGCAGAGTCACTGAGTTACATGAGCTCGAGGAATTCAGGTTCCATGCATTTGAAAATGCtagattatacaaagaaaagatgaaaatgatCCATGATAAGCACATCTTAGATCGGAACTTCAAGCCCggagatctagtgttgttatacaactcgagattTAGGTTATTTCCGGGTAAATTGAAGTCCCAATGTTCAGGACCCTTCAGAGTGGTGCAAGTGTTCTCAAGTGGAGCTGTGGAGATTGAATCCAAAGATGGGACAAACAAGTTCACGgtaaatgggcaaaggttgaaacattaccttggaatggTCGAAGAGAAAGGGGATAGAGTGGTGATAACTTTGGAAGAGCCTCAGTACGCGAACGAGGAGTGA